The Paenibacillus dendritiformis region ATACGGCGAGGGAGCGTTTCTTCATGGGTCATCTTCCTTTCTTGGTCTGTCCTCTGCATTCATCATAAGCCTCGGGATTGAACTCCAGCGTAACGCCAGTTCATTTTTAGCTTAACAATGACGTCATTGCTGCCCGGAAGCTGGGGGCCGTTAAGATTGCGTTAAGGTTGCGTTCCAACCGAAGACAGGCGCGCATGATACAATGAAATAAAAGCAAATCAGGGAGCCGCGGACGAATAGCAGCTAAGGAGGAATACGGCAAGATGAATATATATGAAGGCCGAATCTTAATCGTGGAAGACGACTCCGCCATTGGCAAAATGGTGAGAACGGTGCTCGGGAAGGAAGGGTTTACGGATGTGGTCTGCGTAACTACGGGAGAGGAGGCTGTCCGGTACTGCGGCAGCCATCCCGTCCATTTGATCGTGCTGGATGTGATGCTTCCCGGAAAAAGCGGCTTCGAGCTGGCTCCGTTCCTGCGCGAGGCGACCGATGCCCCGATTATTTTCGTGACGGCCCGGACGACCGATCTGGATAAGCTGACCGGCTTCGCGCTAGGCGGGGACGATTATGTGACGAAGCCGTTCAATCCGTTGGAATTGGCGGCGCGGGTCAAGGCGCAGCTCAAGCGTTATCTGGCATCCGCAGGGAAGCCGGATCCGGAGCCGAAGGCTGCCCCGGCCGCCCGCTATATCTATGGAAGAATCTCGGTCGATGAGGCGGCTGGCGAACTCCGGGTCGACGGAGTCCCGGTGGAATGTCCGGCGATGGTGTTCCAACTGCTGCTGTTCTTCTGCCGGCATCCGAACCGGATGTTCACGAAGCAAGAGCTGTATGAACGGGTATGGGGCTGTGACGCGATGAGCGATGACAATACCGTCATGGTTCATATCCACCGCATCCGCGAGCGGATCGAAGAAGTGCCTGGCAGGCCCCGCCTCCTCGTCACGGTGCGCGGGATGGGCTATAAGCTGGTCCCGCCGGAGCAGGACGGGGACCGACGGCCAAGCGGGAGGTCCGGCTTATGAAATCAGGCAGACGGCTAGCCTGGCATTACGCATGGCAATGGCTCCTAATCGGCGCAATGCTGCTCGGCTGCATGTTTGCGGCTTTCCTGTGGGTTGCCGAGCGGATGAGCGCGCTGGACATGAGCCGTAATCTACCAACCAGCCAACTGAGCCGGATTGTCGAGTCGGTGCAGGTGGATCGGCAGGGGCGGGTCGTCTGGCCGGACGAGGTGTTCCAGCGGCTGACATCGAGCGGGGGCTGGCTGCAGGTGCTGAATGAAGACGGCAAGGTGGTCGATTCCTTCAATGCGCCCGGTGACATGCCAACCCAATATGCGCCGGGAGAAGCCGTCGCCTACGTCCAGGGGGAGCTGCCCAGCAAGTACGGTATCTTTATTTATATTCGCTCCGTCGGCGGCCGCAACATTACGCTGCTATACGGGACTTACCCGCCGCAATTGCAGTTGCTGGATAAATGGCTGGCCTCACGGGAGAAAGGGATTCCGGCTGCGGAATCCGTCCGCAGGCTCCTGGTGCCGCATGACGCCTGGGTGGCCCGCCTGGATGCCGCCGGCCGCACCCTGGAGTCCTGGAACAAGCCCGCAGGCGTTGCCGAGCGTCTGACGCTGCAGGAGATCGCGCTGCGGTCGCTGCAGCCGGAGCATTATGCCCATTTGCTCGCGTATCGGTACAATCCGGCAACAGGCGACACATGGGTGCTTCAAATGCCCCATCAGACAGAGGGAGCGGGAGTAACTGCCGCCGGATTACGCATCGCTTCCTATCAGGATATTTTTTTCCTTGCCGTCGGGGGCGTCATCGCGACCATGATCATTGTGTTTCTGTTCATGGCTTGGTGGCAGAGCACACGGCTTGCCCGGCCCCAGCTTCATGTCATGCGCTGGACGGAGAGAATCGCGGACGGCATCTATGAAGAGCCGGCCGACCATCGCGGGCTGCCGCGTTCGGAACGGCGCAGCGGCAAGCTGAGGCGGAACTACCGCATTTATGAAGACGTCATGCAGGCGCTCCGCCAGCTTGCTTCCCGGCTCCGCTCCGCCGAGGAGGAACGCCGGCAGCATGAGCGGCAGCGCGAGGAGTGGCTTGCGGGTCTCTCCCATGATCTGAAGACGCCGCTGGCCTCTATCGTAGGCTATGCGCGCATGCTGGAGGCGAAGCAGTACGATTGGTCGCGGGAAGAGGTGGCCGAATTCGCCGGCGTCATGACCGAGAAGGCGGAATGGATGGATCAGCTGCTGCAGGACTTGAATCTGACCTACCGGCTGCAGAGCGGAACTCTGCCGCTGCAGCGGGAGCGGCTATGTCTCGATGCGTGGCTGGAGGAGACGCTGGACGACATTCTCGATCTGCCGCAGCACCCGAAGGCGCTCATTCACTATCAGCGGCCGGATATTCCGGTATGGTTCTCGTTCGATCCGAGATATTTTCGCAGAATCATAGAAAATATTTGCATGAATGCCTTTCTCCACAATCCGCCAGGCACAGCGCTGACGATCTCTTTTCTTGCTCGGGATGGCGAGGATGCGTTGGAATTTCGGGACGACGGCGCAGGCATGGATGGGGAGACGCTCAGTCATTTGTTCACGCGCTACTACCGCGGACTGTCTACCGATCGGGCGGCCGAAGGCAGCGGCCTGGGAATGGCGATCTCGCGACAGCTGGCCGAAGCGCACGGCTGTACGCTGGAGGCAAGCAGCGAGCCGGGCGGAGGCACGGTCATTCTATTATCTCTTCCTGGCGCCGAGCATCGAAAAATATAGTTCTATCTCATAGAATGCCCTCATAGATTCTACTAAATGCACTCTCGCAAGGGATAAGAGAGTGAGACAGCAGGATAAAGGAGGGCATTTCTATGTTCCGCACGGTCAATGTTGCCAAATGGAAGCAGAAATGGATGCAGACGCTGCTCATGGGACGCACATTTCTGCTATTATCGATTGCTTCTGCCATGTTTTTTATCGTGCTTGGCCTGGGAGGGTTGCTAGAACAGAAATTGGAGTCATCGCCGCTTGCTTCGATGAAAGGAGTCGCTGCTCAGCTGTCCAGCCGCATTTTTGTCGATATGCTTGCGATGGAAATGCCGAATCTGCCCTCCGGAGAGGGAGAATCTTCCCTTACCCGGACACAGATTGCCCAATTCCTCGTACAGATGGCAACCAATGTGAATCCGCTTGATCCGAAATCACTGCTCGCCGGAGAGGTTCCGGGACTGAACAGCGAACAAGCGATTCCGCTCCGGCTAGGCATCGGGAATCAATCCGCCAAGGGGCCGGTTGATTATCCTTCGCTTCCGGCGGAATCAACCTTGCCGGAGCACGGGGGAGAGCCTGCTGACGATTCCGGCGGAGCGGCTCCGCCGCAGACGGAGACCGTGCAGCCGCAGACTCCGCCGGATTCGGAACGAAGCGGGCCAAGCTCCAATCTGAAAGATTATGTCTTTATCTATCATTCCCATAACCGGGAGTCGTGGAACCCGGAATTGAAGAAGGAGAGCACCAACCCGAACGACCCTAAAATCAACGTGACGCTGGTCGGGAAGCATTTGCAGAAGGAACTGCAGAAGAGAGGGATCGGAGCCGTTCATTCCAACCAGGACTATTCGTCAACGATCAAAGGGTATAGCTGGAACTATTCCTACAAATACTCGAAGCAAACGGTAAAGCAGGCGATGGCAGCGCATCAGGATCTCCAGTTTTTCTTCGACATTCACCGGGACGCGCTGCGCCGCAAAGATTCGACGGTCGAGATTGACGGAACTTCTTATGCCCAAGTTTATTTTGTCATCGGCCGCGCCAATCCCGAATGGAGAGAGAACGAGAAGTTCGCCAAGGAGATTCATGACCGGCTGGAGAAGAAGTACCCCGGCATTTCAAGAGGAATCTGGGGCAAGTCGACGGCGCAGGGGAACGGAGAATACAACCAATCGTTGTCGCCGAACAGTGTAATTATGGAGATCGGGGGGATCGACAATACGCTGGAGGAAAATTACCGGACCGCAGAGGTGCTGGCGGAGCTGATTGCCGAGATCGTGCGCGAGAAGACGAACGCGAAGCAGGTGATGAAGCCCGAGCAGAAGGAACGGAAGCGTCAGGCGTCGGGCCAAGCGCCCGAACGGAATACGGCCAGCCGAAAGAACGCTCAGCCGGCGGCCAATGGGTAAGGAGCTGGAACGGCTTGGACGGATGGGCCGGCCGATGGAAGAATGAGAGAAGGAGGCTACCGCTATGTCCCGCTTCGCGAAGCAGGTTGTAGGCATGATGGTTCTGTTGGTTGTCGGCGTCTTC contains the following coding sequences:
- a CDS encoding response regulator transcription factor, which produces MNIYEGRILIVEDDSAIGKMVRTVLGKEGFTDVVCVTTGEEAVRYCGSHPVHLIVLDVMLPGKSGFELAPFLREATDAPIIFVTARTTDLDKLTGFALGGDDYVTKPFNPLELAARVKAQLKRYLASAGKPDPEPKAAPAARYIYGRISVDEAAGELRVDGVPVECPAMVFQLLLFFCRHPNRMFTKQELYERVWGCDAMSDDNTVMVHIHRIRERIEEVPGRPRLLVTVRGMGYKLVPPEQDGDRRPSGRSGL
- a CDS encoding sensor histidine kinase, producing the protein MKSGRRLAWHYAWQWLLIGAMLLGCMFAAFLWVAERMSALDMSRNLPTSQLSRIVESVQVDRQGRVVWPDEVFQRLTSSGGWLQVLNEDGKVVDSFNAPGDMPTQYAPGEAVAYVQGELPSKYGIFIYIRSVGGRNITLLYGTYPPQLQLLDKWLASREKGIPAAESVRRLLVPHDAWVARLDAAGRTLESWNKPAGVAERLTLQEIALRSLQPEHYAHLLAYRYNPATGDTWVLQMPHQTEGAGVTAAGLRIASYQDIFFLAVGGVIATMIIVFLFMAWWQSTRLARPQLHVMRWTERIADGIYEEPADHRGLPRSERRSGKLRRNYRIYEDVMQALRQLASRLRSAEEERRQHERQREEWLAGLSHDLKTPLASIVGYARMLEAKQYDWSREEVAEFAGVMTEKAEWMDQLLQDLNLTYRLQSGTLPLQRERLCLDAWLEETLDDILDLPQHPKALIHYQRPDIPVWFSFDPRYFRRIIENICMNAFLHNPPGTALTISFLARDGEDALEFRDDGAGMDGETLSHLFTRYYRGLSTDRAAEGSGLGMAISRQLAEAHGCTLEASSEPGGGTVILLSLPGAEHRKI
- a CDS encoding stage II sporulation protein P codes for the protein MFRTVNVAKWKQKWMQTLLMGRTFLLLSIASAMFFIVLGLGGLLEQKLESSPLASMKGVAAQLSSRIFVDMLAMEMPNLPSGEGESSLTRTQIAQFLVQMATNVNPLDPKSLLAGEVPGLNSEQAIPLRLGIGNQSAKGPVDYPSLPAESTLPEHGGEPADDSGGAAPPQTETVQPQTPPDSERSGPSSNLKDYVFIYHSHNRESWNPELKKESTNPNDPKINVTLVGKHLQKELQKRGIGAVHSNQDYSSTIKGYSWNYSYKYSKQTVKQAMAAHQDLQFFFDIHRDALRRKDSTVEIDGTSYAQVYFVIGRANPEWRENEKFAKEIHDRLEKKYPGISRGIWGKSTAQGNGEYNQSLSPNSVIMEIGGIDNTLEENYRTAEVLAELIAEIVREKTNAKQVMKPEQKERKRQASGQAPERNTASRKNAQPAANG